The following is a genomic window from Prevotella sp. E13-17.
GTTTGTCCAATACACATCAGGATAAACAGCTATGTCTGCAGTTTTTTTTATCAACTGTGATATAAAGCGAACTGGCTTTCTCTGTCTGAGCTAAAATAATATGATTTTGCAATTGCAAAAGATTATGTTTAGTCTTTTTCCAAATATCAATTTTGCTCTCAATAAATAGATGGTAATTTGCTTTCAGCTCTCCGTCGGATCTCGATTTAGTTTGTCCTTTAACCTGTGCATTAACTTCGGCTTCAAAGTTAATATCCAAGTCGTCAAACACGGCATGCATCAGTTCAGAACCGCCTATACGAAGTATCTGCAACAAGGCTGCAGTCACTCGATCTTCGTCTTTATGATATTCACCAAAGATTGACAGATATGCAATAGAACGATTATTTGTCATAAAACCTTTCACTTTTATCCATTGAACCATAACCCCTTCAACGTGAACCATTAGTTGACCTTAAATTCACCATTAACCCTTTACCTCAAGTATTTCTCTCTCGCCTGCCTTGCCATGATTATAATACAAGCACGTTTATCGTGTCAATTTATGCCGATGCTTATGTCACAGTATCTGTCCATTGGCATTCATTATTATTCTACTCCAAAGCCTCTATTCCCGTCAACTCCACGCTCTCGTTCTTCTTCCCATTAGAATATGTCACTAGATTCCGAATAACATGAAGTCTGCAATCTTTTCTGGAAAAAGCCCTATTCATCTCAGCAATTTCATCATAAGAAAGATCTTCTGATACATCACCATGCTTTACCTTACCATCCTCGTCAGTATATTCAAACTTACCACTTTCAATAAATGCTCCTTGGAATATTCCTATGATGCAATCTTCTTTAGTCGTAATATCCGATTTACATATATTATCATAGGCGCGAGCCACATGAGGCACGTCAAGACTCATCATAACATCTCCTGACTTCATTTTCACAATACTATGCTGTTTTTCAACAATTGTCAGAAAATCCTTTAAATGCGAAAGAAGTTTTAAAGGTTGAGTATCAATTAAATCATCAACATTCAGGGTAACCTTCGATGTATCATCTATTATCTTCATTACCTCTTGGATACTATTCGCAGTCGTTTCGTCTTTCAGAAAATTACCTTGCTCTTTAAACTCCATTGCATAACCAAATGAGCCATGAGTCACTCCTGTTATATAAAATTTTCCCTTAGGCATCTTGGCTGTTTGCTTTTTATGTTTCAATTTCAGATCTGCGTTGACATCATTCACCTTCTTGCGTGTTTTTGCCTGAATCATACCAACTAAAGAATGCATTGTTTTCTCCATAAAAGCTGAAGATATACCTAATGAACCAAAAACAGCCTCTCCTGAAAACCACATATCTATCTTAGCTTCAGGAGCGTTCTCTTGCTTTGACATCTCCTCAATTCTGCCTTTGATGTCCTCAATCCTGTTTTCCAAAGATATTCGCATCAAATAGCTCTCTTGATATTGACCTAAAAGTTCTTCAGTAGCATCCAATTCCTTATACAACCAAGCCAATTCCGAATTAAAGACCATAATTATATGCTATTTAAATAGTTCAAAGCCTGCATATCCATAACGTCGTTATTGTATAGAGGCAACTCTATCATACCCTTCCAAGTGCCTGCGCGGTTATGCCCAAACAGTTGATTCCAATACTTAACATTCTCAATCGTTGCAAATGGAGATACATTGACTAAACACAGATAATGATCAACTTTATATTTTATCTTTGATAATCTTGGATCTACAAATGCAGGAAAATTATTGGCTATAGCTATCTGCTGGTTGGGGTCAGTCAATGCACATATTGTCACCACATCAATATCATGCGGGTCTCTCCTCTGCGAAATCTCAACATTCTCTACGAAACTGCCATCAATCCATTGATATCCTAACTGAATGCCATATTTAAGGCATTCTATTCTAAACTCAACAAACCCTTTTAAAATATCTTTTCTCGCAGGCGTTTTGGCAAAATATTGACAAAACTCCATGATATCGCTTTTGTAGGGCGACAGACTTCCACGTATAGTAGGATCACCTCCCTGAAAAGGCGGAAGTACATTATTATGATCAAACGGTGGTATCATTTCAGATATACTTATAATTATGAATTCTTAGTTGACTTTGCTTCTTCCCAATTGAGGCACAAAGACGTAAGAGCGGAACTGCCATATTGCTTTCAAAAGCCTCATTCTCAAATTCTCTTAATCTTGATTGTTTTAGAGTTTTTTACGTTTTTCGGTATTTTCGGGATAAAAGAAGATTCGTGGGGTTCGCCTTAATAGTCATCCCTTCGCAAAACTCTTAATAGTCTCCCTAAGTCCATCCTTAGCTCTCACCGGCATTTCTTTCAAGCCTAATGCAGCCTTGATCTTGGCGTTGGACACTACATAGTTCTCGGTGAGTTTCTGCATGCGCTGGGTGTTCAGGGGCAGGTGGAGCACGTCACCTATCTTTGCTATGCCATTCATCAGTCCGCGGGGGATGCGCCAGATATGCGCTTTCTTGCCCAGGGCACTGCATATCACCTCTATCAGCTCGTTGGTAGATAGCGCTTCATCATCACCCATGTGATAGATGCCGCTGGGAACATCCTTGGTCAGGAGGCCCTTGATCACCTCCTGCAGGTTTCCGATGCTTGTAAACGAACGTCTGTTCTCAAATGCGCCCAGTGGCCAGGGAATTCCTTTGCTCACTACACCATACAGCAGGTTCAGATTGCCCTTGTTGCCAGGACCGTGAATCATACACGGACGCATGATATACACCTTCTTTCCATCCACCACAGCATCCTCATCCGTAAAGTTATGGAACGGACGCTTCAGTGCCTCTGGTGCAAACTTCTCTATAATATAGTTCTCTGCCGCAATCTTCGATTCCCCGTAAGGTCCTACAGGCGTGGGGATGCAATCCTCCGTCAGGAAATCCCCTTCCACCCTATCTGCCGCACTCTTCACCGTTGAGAACTGTATGAACTTCTTTGCTGTAGGATGCGCCAGATACCAATCAAAAATCCTCTGTGTCAGTCCCGTATTCACTTTAAAATACACATCTGCAGCACTTTTGTTCTTCACATCGTGCGCCTTACCTGCAAGATGGATGATGGCATCAATATCTGGGATCTTTTCGTTTTCGTTTGAAAGGTCTTCCCACGAAAAAGTTTTCTCCACACCGTCCTTGGAAGGACTGATGATGTCCAATCCATATATTATATGCTCGCCTTTCAGAGCCTCCACCAAATTCGAGCCCACAAACCCGTGAACTCCAGTAATCAGTATTTTCATACCATTTATATCATTTAAATCGATTATCTTACTTCAGCAACCGCTCATTTGTTCATTGCTACTTTTATTCCATCCCCAACGAAGTGGAAATAGAATTTGATGCTGTCCAATGGAAATACCTGGGCATGTCGAGCAAAGTCTTTTGTCTTATGCCATAGAGATACGAGTTTTCCATCCGCATTATGTCTGTTATGCCCGAAGTTACCCGTCTCCATCACAAAATCTATAATCCTGTCTGCCTTTTTATCAAACTGCGAATCATGAAACATGAATCTTGAATCCAAATCTGGCATACCAAGATATCTGCTTGCCAGATTGTAGAATGCCATCCATTCACTCATCAGGCCCGTCTCCTGTATCCGCGACTCCAGCAATCCGTAATTCAGTGATTCCCTATACGTCCAAAGCAACCGGCACCAGTCGCAAATCTGCCTCAGGCCAACACCCTCAATGTAAAAATGGTGCAGGATATGGGTAAATACAAATATGACATCTTCATTTGGTGCCGGTATAAAAATTTGTGTACCATTATTGTCCCATGATCTAACATTACCACCAAAGAAAACATTCCCCTGCATTTTGTCTATCATCCTATCCACACGCTTTGACAATCTGCTGTGCAGTGTTCCATGCAGTTCCACCACCCAGCCTTTGATGGTCATTCCCAAGTGCTTAAAGTGTGTAAACTCCTGTTCTATGTCGGCAGCCAATGGTAACAGTACTTCTTTTGCCTTATCATAATTGGAATCACTCAGCAGTAAATCTATATCACCAGAAGAGCGCCAAAGTGGTTTTTCATAGCATTGTGCTATTCCTTGTCCTTTTACAAGTATTGCATAAATATCTTCTTTTCGTAGCTTTTCAATGAGTTCAGCCACAAAGACATTCATTTTCTTGTTCCGCTGCTCAATCATCTGCACCTCACCAATCCACTGCAGCAATAGCACCTTGGGCACATTCAGCTCTACGTTCTTAGCTCTTAGTTCTTCGAGGCCACTAAGCACAATCCCTTGTTCCGACTGCTCCTGCGCCAGCTGGTATACCTCCTGCCAATCCGTGGTTCCGTCAATCCGTATATCCGGATTTTCGTCACCCCACAGACCTGCCTTCAGGAGTTCGAAGAACATTTTTTGATTTTTATCCAACTGTTTCAACGTCCTTTATATCCTGAGTTCAAAACCGTTATCCCTTACGTGAAGCCTTGGCCTTTTTTCTTTCCTCCCAATACATCTTAGGCACAGCCCTCAAATAGCCACCGACGCGCTTCAGTTGCTTCTTGGGCTCTTTCAGTATTCTCTCCAGCCATATCAAACGTATTCCGCCCACCTCTTTCTTGTTGTTGTGCAAATCGCCGGTATAGAAGTTAAATGCCGCGCCTATGCCAAAAAGCACGCCCTGCTCCACATATGGGAAGATATTGGCAATGAACTTTTCCTGCTTGGGGGCACCCAGGCTCACCCACACGATGTCTGGCTTCAGTTTGTTAATCTGCAGGGCGATAGCCGGGTAGTCAAACTCCTCCACCGGCATAAACGGCACATCCACATGCTGCAAATTCACGTCTATGCCCTTCTGCTTCACAAACGCCTTGATCTGCTCCACCTTGGCTTTGGTGTTGCCCACCAGCACATGCCTGTAGGGTCGCTCAATGTAATACTCGAACACCTCCGGCCCGTTGTAGGCATGGTAGTGCGTACCGTATATTTTGTTCACCATCTTCGCTATGGAGCTGCCATCACAGGTATTAATGGTGGCATTCTTCACTATCTCGCGATACTTCAAGTCTTTCTGTGCTATGGTTATCACATTGGCATCCACCACACAAACGTAGGCCTTTTTCTTCTCTTTGATATGTTGCTCCACGGTATCTCTAAACACCTGTGAATCAAACTCGATATGTATATTAAATACGTCCATATATTAAAGAATCAATTATCTAAAACACGATTATAAATCTCCACCATTCTCTGAGCTTTAAAATCCCACTCAAACTCCTTCACTCGTTCTTTACAATTATTCGACATACGTGATAATAGATTCCTTTCATTATACAGTTTACGTATAGCACAAGCAAAATCTTGAACTGATTGTTCAGGATTACTTAATGGTATCTTCACTCCTATGGTTTCATCTACCACAGTGCCAAATCCACAAGTATCAAAACAAACTATTGGAAGTTGATTCTGCATAGCTTCCATTACCACAGTACTTGTTGCATCCATAATACTCGTAAACAGGAAGATATCCGAGCCTTGCATTAAAGTGTTCATTTCATCATGATTTACCCTCCCAAGAAATTCTATTTTGTCTTCCACACCCAGTTCTATTGCAAGAGCCTTATAAGGTGCCTGTTCTCCTTCCCCTGCAATCTTTAACTTTATATTCAAGTCTTTTATTTCTGCAATCACCTTGATGGCTAGCCCCAATTGCTTTCTGAAATCGTATTTACCTACCCATAATATGTCTAAAACATCTGAACTAACCTTATGTGTGAGTGTCTTGTCAACTAGATAGCACCCTGTCTCATTAAGTAGATATATATCCTTATGGTAATAATTCATTATTTTACATTGGCATCCGCTTGTTGCTGCGATAACAGCATTTGCACGTCTCATGGCTTTACGCACGTTGGGTTGATATCGGTATTGTAAGGTATTAATCGTGTTTTTCAAACGATTAAATAAAGCTGTTTTTGTACTTACGCCCTTTAAGTATGCTATTGGCATAGTCTCCATCCCCCCAACAGGTCCCCAAACATACTTATATCCATCAATTTTCCATAATAATCCAGGTTCACGGAAACCTATCATATTAAGATGATGAATGATATCTATATGAACTCCCTTGACAATCTCAACAGCTTTTTTTAAGGCTCTTTTTTGCCATTTTCTGTAATAATAATAAAATCTCCAATCACCTTGATTCCAACACTTCTTACGTATATTATCTGATACTGGCAGATAGTAAAAGTGAAGATTGTCTTTAAACGGATGGGACTCTAATGCAATATCTATCTCTTTCTTCCATTCTCCCTCTGTTATAACATAGAGGTTACAATAACGGGCTAGGTTGGAAACCCAATTCCATCCCATACCTGGTTCACTACCCCATGCAGGACTGACGGCATAAGCGTTTATCAGAATATTAAGCATCTATTGAGTCTTTTAAATATTTTAAAGATAATTCTCTTTCTGTTTGAAGAAGTTTTTGAGCATTAGCTACATCATAGGTGTTCCATGATATTTGCTCAAATGGATCATCTTCGTACACAATTCTGTCTTCAAGTTCAAGTTTTTCAAGAAGACTTGTTATTCTGGAGTTGTTATTCCGACCTCTGAGTAAAACGGAATAAAAAGACACTCCCATATTTACGCTAAAAGCAGTTCCATGGAATGAGCCTGTCAGTACTAGACCTGCTTTTGCTATCAATCTAACGAAATCTTCCGGTCCGCAATCCTCGAGATTTATAACGCCCTCATCTTTATTATTTAGAATAGCTTTTGTTTGAATCCTATATATACTAACATGGTGTCGTTTTGCATAATGATATGCCATCTTAAGTAATTTCGCAGACCTATATGTTTCATATATGAGCACATATCCACTTTCTGTATTTTGTCCTCTATACAAATCTGTCCACTCATCCTTGGTTAATAAAAGCGTAGGATCTAATACAACCGTAGAATTGCGTCCTGTTAGTTCTTTAATGATGGTACATCCAGCATCTTCACGCACTGATAGGTTATCAATATTATTAATCCACTCTATGTAGGTATTCCTCAACGTTTCTGGAATTCTTGCAACTCCGAAACTCGATGCATAAGAAACTTTTTTAGCTTCCTTTGGAGCAAAGGTTAAAAAATATGGGGAAAGGGTTGCGCCTGTTCCTGGATTCCAAACCTGGTCACTACCTACCATATAAACATCATAGCTCATTTTTTCCGCATAAAGATCTTCTATACTATGATACGTTTTTGATAGTTTTGTATTTTTCAGATGGAAATTCTCAAATTTCTTGTCTAAAACCTTTTGCTTCCTGACGAAAACAGGCCCTATCACAGAAAATATTTTACCAATTATCTGATACTTTATATATTCAATAGCATCTGTCTTCCATTTTCTTTTCCAAGAGGTTTTAGCCTTTTTAGTATATTTAAAATGCGGATGCTTATAATATAGATAATCTATAATCTCTGCATCATAGCCCATTTGCTGTAACTTCTTTTGAGTAGCGTATGCTTGAAGTTCCGCTCCAAAATTATTACATTTCAATATAGTAATTATTCCTATTCTTTTCATTTATTTGTCGTCAACAAAAGTCGTGATTTTAATATTGTGTTCCCCCCCACCAATCATTAAACAGATATCCATACTTTGTTATTATTTTACGTCTTTGTATTTTCTCATCTATGATACTAATTAAACGAAACAATCCCCACAAAAAACGCCATGGGGCATTATTCATCACAACACGAAGCCAAACACTTCTTGGGACTAATTTTCTACATAGATTTCCCCATTTTACGAATGGATGATACCGAATAAATTTTTTATTTGAAAAAAGACAAGGATTACCAGTTATTGCTTTCCCAAGTGTACTACTATACATTTCCAAATCTGTGCAATTCTTTAAGAATTCACGTGATTTCATATTATTTGTTAATATAACATTCACTCCCTTCTCATACTCCCTATAATCCTTGTTACCTCCCCAAAAATCTCCTATTGTAATATCTGCGACTCTTGTCAATCTTGCAAATTTACAATCAAAACATGACCTGCGCTCTAGTATACTGCTAGAAAAACAACGATAAAAAACATCCACATCCCTTTTGGTAAATCTAAAAGGTTTGCCATTTATCTCAA
Proteins encoded in this region:
- a CDS encoding NAD-dependent epimerase/dehydratase family protein; its protein translation is MKILITGVHGFVGSNLVEALKGEHIIYGLDIISPSKDGVEKTFSWEDLSNENEKIPDIDAIIHLAGKAHDVKNKSAADVYFKVNTGLTQRIFDWYLAHPTAKKFIQFSTVKSAADRVEGDFLTEDCIPTPVGPYGESKIAAENYIIEKFAPEALKRPFHNFTDEDAVVDGKKVYIMRPCMIHGPGNKGNLNLLYGVVSKGIPWPLGAFENRRSFTSIGNLQEVIKGLLTKDVPSGIYHMGDDEALSTNELIEVICSALGKKAHIWRIPRGLMNGIAKIGDVLHLPLNTQRMQKLTENYVVSNAKIKAALGLKEMPVRAKDGLRETIKSFAKG
- a CDS encoding nucleotidyltransferase family protein is translated as MKQLDKNQKMFFELLKAGLWGDENPDIRIDGTTDWQEVYQLAQEQSEQGIVLSGLEELRAKNVELNVPKVLLLQWIGEVQMIEQRNKKMNVFVAELIEKLRKEDIYAILVKGQGIAQCYEKPLWRSSGDIDLLLSDSNYDKAKEVLLPLAADIEQEFTHFKHLGMTIKGWVVELHGTLHSRLSKRVDRMIDKMQGNVFFGGNVRSWDNNGTQIFIPAPNEDVIFVFTHILHHFYIEGVGLRQICDWCRLLWTYRESLNYGLLESRIQETGLMSEWMAFYNLASRYLGMPDLDSRFMFHDSQFDKKADRIIDFVMETGNFGHNRHNADGKLVSLWHKTKDFARHAQVFPLDSIKFYFHFVGDGIKVAMNK
- a CDS encoding WecB/TagA/CpsF family glycosyltransferase → MDVFNIHIEFDSQVFRDTVEQHIKEKKKAYVCVVDANVITIAQKDLKYREIVKNATINTCDGSSIAKMVNKIYGTHYHAYNGPEVFEYYIERPYRHVLVGNTKAKVEQIKAFVKQKGIDVNLQHVDVPFMPVEEFDYPAIALQINKLKPDIVWVSLGAPKQEKFIANIFPYVEQGVLFGIGAAFNFYTGDLHNNKKEVGGIRLIWLERILKEPKKQLKRVGGYLRAVPKMYWEERKKAKASRKG
- a CDS encoding glycosyltransferase family 4 protein; its protein translation is MLNILINAYAVSPAWGSEPGMGWNWVSNLARYCNLYVITEGEWKKEIDIALESHPFKDNLHFYYLPVSDNIRKKCWNQGDWRFYYYYRKWQKRALKKAVEIVKGVHIDIIHHLNMIGFREPGLLWKIDGYKYVWGPVGGMETMPIAYLKGVSTKTALFNRLKNTINTLQYRYQPNVRKAMRRANAVIAATSGCQCKIMNYYHKDIYLLNETGCYLVDKTLTHKVSSDVLDILWVGKYDFRKQLGLAIKVIAEIKDLNIKLKIAGEGEQAPYKALAIELGVEDKIEFLGRVNHDEMNTLMQGSDIFLFTSIMDATSTVVMEAMQNQLPIVCFDTCGFGTVVDETIGVKIPLSNPEQSVQDFACAIRKLYNERNLLSRMSNNCKERVKEFEWDFKAQRMVEIYNRVLDN
- a CDS encoding polysaccharide pyruvyl transferase family protein; the encoded protein is MKRIGIITILKCNNFGAELQAYATQKKLQQMGYDAEIIDYLYYKHPHFKYTKKAKTSWKRKWKTDAIEYIKYQIIGKIFSVIGPVFVRKQKVLDKKFENFHLKNTKLSKTYHSIEDLYAEKMSYDVYMVGSDQVWNPGTGATLSPYFLTFAPKEAKKVSYASSFGVARIPETLRNTYIEWINNIDNLSVREDAGCTIIKELTGRNSTVVLDPTLLLTKDEWTDLYRGQNTESGYVLIYETYRSAKLLKMAYHYAKRHHVSIYRIQTKAILNNKDEGVINLEDCGPEDFVRLIAKAGLVLTGSFHGTAFSVNMGVSFYSVLLRGRNNNSRITSLLEKLELEDRIVYEDDPFEQISWNTYDVANAQKLLQTERELSLKYLKDSIDA